From the genome of Populus alba chromosome 10, ASM523922v2, whole genome shotgun sequence, one region includes:
- the LOC118043335 gene encoding nematode resistance protein-like HSPRO2, with amino-acid sequence MVDLDWKAKIVSSDLPNKSPKLSNKLQISIPAIPFRGVSNITPTPASDSSCSAYEHCFRLPELHQIWNRKEFPNWKTESILKPALQALEITFRFISTVLSDARPYANRRELTRRIESLTTSQIELIAIIIEDEAEGSTTRGTAPIVDLSSSNSVLVRDGSYAEVWKVPGETTVVSKTSEGSLLPRLATWQTSEDVAQKILYSIECEMRRCPYTLGLGEPNLTGKPNLEYDAVCRPNEIHALKKSPYDHINNQENQSLYTTHQILESWIHVAKQIIQRVTERIESKEFSRAANDCYLVERIWKLLAEIEDLHLLVDPDDFLRLKNQLQMRSLDEPAPFCFRSRELVEITKSCKELKHKVPEILGVEADPTGGPRIQEAAMRLYREKREFEKVYLLQALQAIEGALKRFFYAYKQVLVVVMGSLEAKGNGVLVSSESCDSLTQLFLEPTYFPSLDAAKTFLGESWGHRQHSGMERRSRRKQ; translated from the coding sequence atggttgatttAGATTGGAAAGCAAAGATAGTATCCTCTGATCTCCCAAACAAATCCCCAAAACTCTCCAACAAACTCCAAATCTCAATCCCAGCCATTCCGTTTCGTGGCGTCTCGAATATCACTCCGACTCCTGCTTCCGACTCCTCTTGTTCAGCTTACGAGCACTGCTTCCGCCTCCCAGAGCTACATCAGATCTGGAACCGCAAGGAATTTCCTAATTGGAAAACAGAGTCTATTCTAAAGCCAGCCTTGCAAGCTCTAGAAATCACTTTCCGGTTCATTTCAACGGTTTTATCAGATGCAAGACCGTACGCGAATCGGAGAGAATTGACGCGGAGGATCGAGTCACTCACCACCTCTCAGATTGAGTTAATCGCGATCATCATCGAAGACGAGGCAGAAGGTAGCACAACGCGTGGTACGGCTCCGATCGTTGACTTGAGCTCATCGAACAGTGTTCTGGTTAGAGATGGAAGCTATGCGGAGGTCTGGAAGGTTCCAGGTGAAACTACAGTGGTCAGCAAAACCAGCGAGGGAAGTCTGCTGCCTAGGCTCGCAACGTGGCAGACATCAGAAGATGTAGCTCAGAAAATCTTGTACTCTATCGAATGCGAGATGAGACGGTGCCCGTACACACTTGGTCTCGGCGAGCCAAACCTAACCGGCAAGCCAAACCTTGAATACGACGCTGTTTGCAGGCCGAACGAAATCCACGCCCTCAAAAAGAGTCCTTACGATCACATAAACAACCAGGAAAACCAATCATTGTATACCACGCATCAAATCTTAGAGTCATGGATCCACGTGGCAAAACAAATAATCCAGCGCGTAACTGAAAGAATCGAAAGCAAAGAATTTTCAAGAGCGGCAAACGATTGTTATCTAGTCGAGAGAATCTGGAAACTTCTAGCAGAAATTGAAGACTTGCATCTACTGGTGGATCCAGATGATTTCCTGAGGCTAAAAAATCAGTTACAAATGCGATCGCTAGATGAACCGGCTCCGTTTTGTTTCAGATCGAGAGAATTGGTGGAGATAACCAAATCGTGCAAGGAATTGAAGCATAAGGTACCGGAGATTTTAGGCGTTGAAGCGGACCCAACAGGTGGGCCCAGGATACAAGAAGCAGCCATGAGGTTGTACAGGGAAAAAAGGGAGTTTGAGAAGGTTTATTTGCTTCAGGCTTTGCAGGCAATTGAGGGTGCTTTGAAACGGTTCTTTTATGCGTATAAACAGGTGTTGGTTGTTGTTATGGGGAGTTTGGAGGCCAAAGGGAATGGCGTTTTGGTGAGTTCCGAGAGTTGTGACTCGTTGACTCAGCTGTTCCTTGAACCCACTTATTTTCCGAGTTTGGATGCTGCTAAGACTTTTTTAGGAGAGTCGTGGGGTCATCGACAACATAGTGGGATGGAGAGACGGAGTCGGAGGAAGCAGTGA
- the LOC118043338 gene encoding uncharacterized protein isoform X2, which translates to MSSRKEVGPSRSRYLQSHSQIESPLCHFFKIVFPSTLKDKKLRIPREFVEKFGEGLSDIAKVAVPNGDEWQVGITKEHNNIWFDEGWQEFVEHHSIGSGYLVVFQYRGDSNFSVLIFDMTACEIQYRRVRPTGGEGINDAEKCLFYDEDEMKDEGSVESLDTHYCRALKSRIFNLNAREGGSSKGHGPSSETTEKKEYLEMTDVDDTSESRRGKSLKKHRMSGPHGETKANKSKSKSKLGENELLPECEAIEFVPRGFAKASEKSKRAIHAARMFEPKIRAP; encoded by the exons ATGTCTTCTCGGAAGGAAGTTGGGCCCAGCCGGAGCCGCTACCTGCAGTCACATTCTCAGATAGAGAGCCCGCTATGCCATTTCTTCAAGATAGTCTTCCCTAGCACACTGAAAGACAAGAAGCTG AGGATTCCAAGGGAGTTTGTGGAGAAATTTGGGGAAGGGCTCTCTGATATTGCTAAAGTTGCTGTCCCCAATGGTGATGAATGGCAAGTAGGAATAACAAAAGAGCATAACAACATTTGGTTTGATGAGGGCTGGCAAGAGTTTGTAGAGCATCATTCTATTGGTTCTGGTTACCTTGTAGTCTTTCAATATAGAGGCGACTCCAATTTCAGTGTTCTTATATTTGATATGACTGCTTGTGAAATTCAGTATCGACGTGTGAGACCAACTGGAGGTGAGGGGATAAATGATGCTGAAAAATGCTTATTCTATGATGAAGatgaaatgaaagatgaaggCTCTGTTGAAAGCTTGGATACCCATTATTGCCGTGCTCTGAAAAGTAGAATTTTCAATCTAAATGCTAGAGAGGGGGGTTCAAGCAAAGGGCACGGTCCATCATCAGAGACAACTGAAAAGAAAGAGTATCTTGAGATGACCGATGTAGATGATACTAGTGAATCAAGAAGAGGGAAGTCGTTGAAGAAACATAGAATGTCTGGCCCCCATGGAGAAACCAAAGCCaataaaagtaaatcaaaatctAAACTTG GTGAAAACGAGTTGTTGCCAGAATGCGAAGCTATAGAATTTGTTCCTCGTGGGTTTGCGAAGGCATCGGAAAAAAGCAAGAGGGCAATTCATGCTGCCAGAATGTTCGAGCCTAAAA TACGTGCCCCTTGA
- the LOC118043338 gene encoding B3 domain-containing transcription factor VRN1 isoform X1, with the protein MSSRKEVGPSRSRYLQSHSQIESPLCHFFKIVFPSTLKDKKLRIPREFVEKFGEGLSDIAKVAVPNGDEWQVGITKEHNNIWFDEGWQEFVEHHSIGSGYLVVFQYRGDSNFSVLIFDMTACEIQYRRVRPTGGEGINDAEKCLFYDEDEMKDEGSVESLDTHYCRALKSRIFNLNAREGGSSKGHGPSSETTEKKEYLEMTDVDDTSESRRGKSLKKHRMSGPHGETKANKSKSKSKLGENELLPECEAIEFVPRGFAKASEKSKRAIHAARMFEPKSPSFMVMLRRYNFYNRFLYVPLEFAQRHMSNAPRCIKLQVSDGREWPIQINRNQRRYLSISKGWNEFSQENNLKEGDVCVFELINKEKFVLKVTIFCELEDNGQRSFGLN; encoded by the exons ATGTCTTCTCGGAAGGAAGTTGGGCCCAGCCGGAGCCGCTACCTGCAGTCACATTCTCAGATAGAGAGCCCGCTATGCCATTTCTTCAAGATAGTCTTCCCTAGCACACTGAAAGACAAGAAGCTG AGGATTCCAAGGGAGTTTGTGGAGAAATTTGGGGAAGGGCTCTCTGATATTGCTAAAGTTGCTGTCCCCAATGGTGATGAATGGCAAGTAGGAATAACAAAAGAGCATAACAACATTTGGTTTGATGAGGGCTGGCAAGAGTTTGTAGAGCATCATTCTATTGGTTCTGGTTACCTTGTAGTCTTTCAATATAGAGGCGACTCCAATTTCAGTGTTCTTATATTTGATATGACTGCTTGTGAAATTCAGTATCGACGTGTGAGACCAACTGGAGGTGAGGGGATAAATGATGCTGAAAAATGCTTATTCTATGATGAAGatgaaatgaaagatgaaggCTCTGTTGAAAGCTTGGATACCCATTATTGCCGTGCTCTGAAAAGTAGAATTTTCAATCTAAATGCTAGAGAGGGGGGTTCAAGCAAAGGGCACGGTCCATCATCAGAGACAACTGAAAAGAAAGAGTATCTTGAGATGACCGATGTAGATGATACTAGTGAATCAAGAAGAGGGAAGTCGTTGAAGAAACATAGAATGTCTGGCCCCCATGGAGAAACCAAAGCCaataaaagtaaatcaaaatctAAACTTG GTGAAAACGAGTTGTTGCCAGAATGCGAAGCTATAGAATTTGTTCCTCGTGGGTTTGCGAAGGCATCGGAAAAAAGCAAGAGGGCAATTCATGCTGCCAGAATGTTCGAGCCTAAAAGTCCATCTTTCATGGTTATGTTGCGGCGATATAATTTCTATAACCGTTTTTTG TACGTGCCCCTTGAATTTGCTCAAAGACATATGAGCAATGCTCCTCGGTGTATTAAACTTCAAGTTTCTGATGGAAGAGAGTGGCCTATACAAATCAATAGAAACCAACGTCGCTATTTGAGCATCTCAAAAGGATGGAATGAATTTTCCCAGGAAAATAATCTGAAGGAAGGAGACGTATGTGTCTTTGAGCTAATCAACAAGGAGAAATTCGTGCTGAAAGTCACAATTTTTTGCGAACTTGAAGACAACGGTCAACGTTCCTTTGGATTAAATTGA
- the LOC118043334 gene encoding large ribosomal subunit protein uL10: MVNKLSKAEKKIAYDAKLCQLLDEYSQILIAAADNVGSNQLQNIRRGLRGDSVVLMGKNTMMKRSVRIHSEKTGNKAFLNLIPLLQGNVGLIFTKGDLKEVSEEVAKYKVGAPARVGLVAPIDVVVPPGNTGLDPSQTSFFQVLNIPTKINKGTVEIITPVELIKKGDKVGSSEAALLAKLGIRPFSYGLVVLSAYDNGSVFSPEVLDLTEDDLVGKFAAGVSMIASLSLATSYPTLAAAPHMFINAYKNVLAVAVATEYSYPQAEKVKEFLEDPSKFAVAAAPVAAASSGGAPAAAKEEEKKEEPAEESDDDMGFSLFD, from the exons ATGGTGAACAAACTATCAAAGGCTGAGAAGAAAATTGCTTACGATGCTAAGCTGTGCCAATTGCTGGACGAGTACAGCCAGATCTTGATTGCAGCAGCTGATAATGTGGGGTCTAACCAGCTGCAGAATATCAGGAGGGGTCTTAGAGGTGACTCTGTGGTACTAATGGGAAAGAATACCATGATGAAGAGGTCTGTTAGGATCCATTCCGAAAAAACTGGAAACAAAGCTTTCCTCAACCTAATCCCTCTCCTCCAG GGCAACGTTGGATTGATTTTCACTAAAGGTGATCTCAAGGAAGTGAGCGAGGAAGTTGCTAAGTACAAG GTTGGAGCGCCTGCTCGTGTTGGTCTGGTTGCACCAATTGATGTTGTTGTCCCTCCTGGCAACACGGGGCTTGACCCATCCCAGACCTCTTTCTTCCAG gtGCTTAATATCCCAACCAAGATTAACAAGGGTACAGTTGAAATTATCACCCCAGTTGAGTTGATCAAGAAGGGTGACAAGGTTGGCTCTTCTGAGGCGGCTCTGTTGGCAAAGCTTGGCATTAGGCCATTTTCTTATGGTCTGGTTGTCTTGTCTGCTTATGACAATGGCTCTGTCTTCAGCCCTGAGGTGCTGGACCTGACAGAGGATGACCTTGTTGGGAAGTTTGCTGCAGGTGTTTCAATGATCGCCTCGTTGTCTTTGGCCACCTCTTACCCAACCCTTGCTGCCGCACCACACATGTTCATCAATGCCTACAAGAATGTTCTGGCAGTTGCAGTTGCAACAGAGTATTCTTATCCACAGGCAGAGAAAGTGAAAGAGTTCCTGgag GATCCTAGCAAATTTGCTGTTGCTGCTGCCCctgttgctgctgcttcttctgGTGGTGCCCCTGCTGCCGcaaaggaagaggagaagaaggaaGAGCCGGCAGAAGAGTCTGATGATGACATGGGTTTTAGTCTCTTCGACTAA
- the LOC118043333 gene encoding syntaxin-31: MTSSTTTTTKYRDRTAEFHSITQTLKKIGGIAPVHQNKSYQANNSSPSKPLLSYTTRSEFNKKASLIGSGVQETSQKISRLAQLAKRSSMFNDPTVEIQELTVLIKNDITALNAALTDLQTIQNMEIADGNYSEDRFVHSTTVCDDLKSKLMGATKRLQDVLTTRTENIKAHENRKQIFSTTVSRENPFLRQAKPMTEPPPWSNPSNAFANSQPSGLPPNGVQVGNQLRRRPAVDNTPSQHMEMSMLQQVNPRQENYTESRAVALHNVESTISELGGIFTHLATMVVEQGELAIRIDDNMDESLNNVENARGSLLRHLNQISSNRWLMMKIFAVIIFFLIVFILFVA; this comes from the exons ATGACCTCCTCCACCACAACCACCACTAAATACCGAGATCGGACGGCGGAGTTTCATTCAATAACTCAAACCCTGAAAAAAATCGGGGGAATCGCACCTGTTCATCAAAACAAATCTTATCAAGCAAATAATTCCTCTCCTTCAAAACCACTGCTCTCTTATACTACCAGATCCGAATTCAACAAAAAAGCTTCCTTAATTGGGTCAGGCGTCCAAGAAACCTCACAAAAGATCTCCAGGCTCGCCCAAT TGGCAAAAAGGTCCTCAATGTTTAATGATCCAACCGTGGAGATACAAGAACTAACAGTTCTGATAAAGAATGATATAACGGCGCTAAATGCAGCCTTAACGGATCTGCAAACGATTCAAAATATGGAAATAGCTGATGGGAATTACTCAGAAGATAGATTTGTTCATTCAACAACTGTTTGTGATGATTTGAAGAGTAAACTTATGGGTGCTACAAAACGGCTTCAAGATGTCTTAACTACTAGAACTGAG AATATTAAGGCTCATGAGAATAGAAAACAGATATTTTCTACCACTGTTTCGAGAGAGAATCCGTTTCTGCGTCAAGCGAAGCCGATGACTGAGCCACCTCCTTGGTCAAATCCATCTAATGCATTTGCCAATTCACAGCCGTCTGG ATTGCCACCAAATGGTGTTCAAGTTGGGAACCAATTAAG ACGAAGGCCAGCTGTGGACAACACTCCTTCCCAGCACATGGAAATGTCCATGTTGCAGCAGGTAAATCCAAGACAGGAGAACTATACTGAAAGCCGGGCAGTTGCCCTTCACAATGTGGAATCAACAATTTCAGAACTTGGTGGGATCTTTACACATTTGGCTACCATGGTTGTAGAGCAAGGGGAGTTGGCTATCAG GATTGATGATAACATGGACGAGTCATTGAATAACGTTGAGAATGCTCGTGGCTCTTTATTGAGGCATTTGAACCAAATATCATCAAATAGGTGGCTTATGATGAAGATCTTTgctgttataatattttttctcattgtaTTCATCTTGTTTGTGGCTTGA